A window from Rhea pennata isolate bPtePen1 chromosome 1, bPtePen1.pri, whole genome shotgun sequence encodes these proteins:
- the HELB gene encoding DNA helicase B isoform X1 has product MASPGGRRASLLELRGVLLPPRRRAEADADEGEEEGEEEGEEEPRFGEAALLAASGSGPELAAALPPRRAVIIQDEESKKEYEVVGRFPLVGPWWTVNVKIKKMGLKYFVQGYPSYFLRTDIEENNQQVFSLFLKECAVPDYFKQEFFTWLPRQSVLSFSKLEEKLKQFQLSYLEKRKKQGDTKDFDIFQYVLKSFAGKAVLVAMNFPVIMEFLPVLLPRHFCCILEKVCWQKETESNSGADVEKEHFQDVFLTKLKDILKNEPWKLGFSRITYRELNLPYCEAAWAAFCQCKHVLWKIPELQKNALILYDQLKKQCREMGHTYEDQDELTRFVSKDMSIEHAWQSLEFLKDQHIVIREKKMVFLPHLYNSEKNIAMHIGDLLSNHSWQLDVDVRQVLNVSETSREIVDTKMNVTQAHEMECAKENSSENHDCENSFLKKEVESTSGSQSKAEVDLDQVTAMEKICSNPVTIISGKGGCGKSTIVSCLFRHLKLMEKEVEAASKDFEGDLDASEEWNTFNHHWESENTCTKNLLNVLFTAPTGRAASLLSEKTRFPAYTLHQIIYSFKSWKQSQQLPWKFSTVTILVVDEGSLVSVHILSLVLKLLCEHAQLAKLVILGDIRQLPSIDPGNMLADVFEGLKSKGLSVELRTNHRAESQLIVDNATRISNRKLPEFDEVVKVAGWNEELKMPSPEKKFIFIALPSGGGCDNLQTAIKTLLKKGPGLQDARQSQFIAFRRQDCDLINELCCQYYSNHLTRDHKRRLVFQTDDKICCMRNTYLKDLLPGRGFSRNPDPDCCEYKSGKPPLAAETIEESKRLCNGDIFFIADDVEINKQRLLTISTTYGSTFTVVYKALKKLCHIKHAWARTIHTFQGSEEKTVVYVVGNPGRQHWQHVYTAVTRGRCRVYVIAEEMHLKKAVTNRNIPRKTRLQKYLRETIAEINNREKNQTSPPLKKSWQNQEFEIQSVSVTAEAPGSSDPVTDSIKQEGSAVLSEERTSSSQQISPNKRQRSLTANSGDVMETPVTNEDSPLASSRLKNLTLEHITPRKLFKS; this is encoded by the exons ATGGCGAGCCCCGGTGGGCGGCGAGCTTCCCTGCTGGAGCTGCGGggggtgctgctgccgccgcggcggcgggccgaGGCCGATGCCGATGAGGGCGAGGAGGAGGGCGAGGAGGAGGGCGAGGAGGAGCCGCGCTTCGGGGAGGCCGCGCTCCTGGCGGCTTCCGGCAGCGGGCCGGAGCtggccgccgcgctgcccccgcgccgagccg ttaTTATACAAGATGAAGAATCCAAAAAGGAGTATGAAGTAGTTGGACGTTTTCCGTTAGTGGGCCCTTGGTGGACagttaatgttaaaattaaaaaaatgggaTTAAAATACTTTGTGCAAGGATATCCATCGTATTTTCTGCGGACTGATATAGAGGAAAACAACCAACAAGTCTTTTCACTCTTTCTTAAGGAATGTGCTGTTCctgattattttaaacaagaatttttTACTTGGCTTCCTAGGCAGTCTGTGCTGAGTTTTAGCAAActtgaagaaaaactaaaacaatTCCAACTTTCATACttagagaagaggaagaagcaagGAGATACCAAGGATTTTGATATCTTTCAGTATGTTTTGAAATCTT TTGCAGGAAAGGCAGTATTGGTAGCTATGAATTTTCCAGTGATCATGGAGTTCTTACCAGTTCTTCTGCCACGccatttttgctgtattttggaGAAAGTGTGTTGGCAAAAAGAGACTGAAAGTAACAGTGGTGCAGATGTTGAGAAAGAACATTTCCAAGATGTCTTTCTAACAAAATTGAAGGATATATTAAAGAATGAGCCATGGAAACTTGGATTCAGCAGG ATTACCTATAGAGAACTGAACCTTCCTTATTGCGAAGCAGCATGGGCAGCCTTCTGTCAGTGCAAACATGTCCTCTGGAAGATTCCTGAATTGCAGAAGAATGCATTAATTCTATATGATCAGCTCAAGAAACAATGTAGAGAAATGGGACATACTTATGAAGATCAAGATGAATTAACTCGTTTTGTATCTAAAGATATGTCTATTGAGCATGCTTGGCAATCTCTTGAATTTTTGAAAGATCAGCACATAGtaattagggagaaaaaaatggtgtttcTGCCTCATCTTTACAACTCGGAAAAAAACATAGCAATGCACATAGGTGACCTTTTGTCAAACCATTCATGGCAACTAGATGTTGATGTGAGACAGGTACTTAATGTTTCTGAGACATCAAGAGAAATAGTAGATACTAAAATGAATGTTACCCAGGCTCATGAAATGGAGTGTGCTAAGGAAAATAGTTCAGAAAATCATGATTGTGAAAATAGCTTCCTTAAAAAGGAAGTGGAGTCTACATCTGGTTCCCAAAGTAAAGCAGAGGTAGACCTAGATCAGGTGACTGCTATGGAAAAGATTTGCTCTAATCCTGTCACAATCATAAGTGGAAAAGGAGGTTGTGGGAAGAGTACAATAGTTAGCTGCCTTTTTCGTCACTTAAAGCTGATGGAAAAAGAAGTGGAAGCTGCTTCTAAGGATTTTGAGGGAGACCTGGATGCATCTGAGGAATGGAATACATTTAATCATCATTGGGAGTCAGAAAATACTTGCACAAAAAATCTTCTGAATGTATTATTTACTGCACCTACAGGGAGGGCAGCAAGCCTTTTGAGTGAAAAAACTAGGTTTCCTGCGTATACCTTACATCAG ATCATCTATAGTTTTAAATCATGGAAGCAGAGTCAACAACTGCCATGGAAGTTTTCTACTGTGACAATTCTGGTTGTGGATGAAGGAAGCTTGGTGTCTGTACATATTCTTAGTTTAGTGCTGAAGCTCTTATGTGAGCATGCTCAGCTTGCCAAACTTGTTATTCTTG gTGATATTAGACAGCTCCCAAGCATAGATCCTGGTAACATGCTAGCTGATGTCTTCGAGGGCCTAAAATCCAAAGGGCTATCTGTGGAACTGCGAACTAATCACAGAGCTGAATCGCAATTAATTGTAGACAATGCAACGAG AATCTCTAATCGGAAGCTTCCTGAATTTGATGAAGTGGTAAAAGTTGCTGGTTGGaatgaagaactgaaaatgCCAAGCCCTgagaagaaattcatttttattgctttgccCTCTGGTGGGGGCTGTGACa ATTTGCAGACTGCCATAAAGACTTTACTTAAAAAAGGACCAGGATTGCAGGATGCCAGACAATCACAGTTCATTGCTTTTAGAAG gCAAGATTGTGATCTAATAAATGAACTTTGTTGCCAGTACTATTCAAACCATTTAACCAG AGACCATAAAAGACGACTTGTATTTCAAACTGATGACAAGATTTGTTGCATGCGAAATACCTATCTCAAGGATCTCTTGCCAGGCCGTGGTTTCAGCAGGAATCCTGATCCTGATTGCTGTGAATACAAAAGTGGAAAACCCCCACTAGCTGCAGAGACTATTGAGGAAAGCAAACGACTGTGCAATGGAGACATATTTTTCATAGCAGAT GATGTAGAAATTAATAAACAGCGCTTACTGACCATCAGCACCACATATGGCTCCACATTCACTGTGGTGTATAAGGCATTGAAGAAGCTATGTCATATAAAACATGCATGGGCCAGAACTATTCACACATTTCAG GGTTCCGAGGAAAAAACTGTTGTCTATGTAGTTGGGAATCCAGGTCGTCAGCACTGGCAGCATGTGTACACGGCTGTGACCAGAGGACGCTGCCGAGTCTATGTTATAGCTGAAGAGATGCACCTCAAGAAAGCAGTCACTAACAGGAACATCCCCAGAAAAACTCgcttacagaaatatttgagagagaccattgcagaaataaacaaccgtgaaaaaaaccaaacttcTCCTCCCCTGAAGAAGAGCTGGCAAAATCAAGAATTTGAGATTCAGTCTGTTTCTGTAACTGCAGAGGCTCCTGGCTCATCTGATCCTGTAACTGACTCGATTAAACAAGAAGGGTCTGCAGTTCTTAGTGAAGAGCGGACCAGTAGTTCACAGCAGATAAGTCCAAATAAAAGACAAAGGAGTCTTACGGCAAACTCGGGGGATGTTATGGAAACACCCGTG ACAAATGAAGACTCCCCACTCGCGTCTTCCAGACTCAAGAATCTAACTTTGGAACATATAACTCCTAGGAAGCTTTTCAAAAGCTAA
- the HELB gene encoding DNA helicase B isoform X2, producing the protein MASPGGRRASLLELRGVLLPPRRRAEADADEGEEEGEEEGEEEPRFGEAALLAASGSGPELAAALPPRRAVIIQDEESKKEYEVVGRFPLVGPWWTVNVKIKKMGLKYFVQGYPSYFLRTDIEENNQQVFSLFLKECAVPDYFKQEFFTWLPRQSVLSFSKLEEKLKQFQLSYLEKRKKQGDTKDFDIFQYVLKSFAGKAVLVAMNFPVIMEFLPVLLPRHFCCILEKVCWQKETESNSGADVEKEHFQDVFLTKLKDILKNEPWKLGFSRITYRELNLPYCEAAWAAFCQCKHVLWKIPELQKNALILYDQLKKQCREMGHTYEDQDELTRFVSKDMSIEHAWQSLEFLKDQHIVIREKKMVFLPHLYNSEKNIAMHIGDLLSNHSWQLDVDVRQVLNVSETSREIVDTKMNVTQAHEMECAKENSSENHDCENSFLKKEVESTSGSQSKAEVDLDQVTAMEKICSNPVTIISGKGGCGKSTIVSCLFRHLKLMEKEVEAASKDFEGDLDASEEWNTFNHHWESENTCTKNLLNVLFTAPTGRAASLLSEKTRFPAYTLHQIIYSFKSWKQSQQLPWKFSTVTILVVDEGSLVSVHILSLVLKLLCEHAQLAKLVILGDIRQLPSIDPGNMLADVFEGLKSKGLSVELRTNHRAESQLIVDNATRISNRKLPEFDEVVKVAGWNEELKMPSPEKKFIFIALPSGGGCDNLQTAIKTLLKKGPGLQDARQSQFIAFRRQDCDLINELCCQYYSNHLTRDHKRRLVFQTDDKICCMRNTYLKDLLPGRGFSRNPDPDCCEYKSGKPPLAAETIEESKRLCNGDIFFIADDVEINKQRLLTISTTYGSTFTVVYKALKKLCHIKHAWARTIHTFQRLLAHLIL; encoded by the exons ATGGCGAGCCCCGGTGGGCGGCGAGCTTCCCTGCTGGAGCTGCGGggggtgctgctgccgccgcggcggcgggccgaGGCCGATGCCGATGAGGGCGAGGAGGAGGGCGAGGAGGAGGGCGAGGAGGAGCCGCGCTTCGGGGAGGCCGCGCTCCTGGCGGCTTCCGGCAGCGGGCCGGAGCtggccgccgcgctgcccccgcgccgagccg ttaTTATACAAGATGAAGAATCCAAAAAGGAGTATGAAGTAGTTGGACGTTTTCCGTTAGTGGGCCCTTGGTGGACagttaatgttaaaattaaaaaaatgggaTTAAAATACTTTGTGCAAGGATATCCATCGTATTTTCTGCGGACTGATATAGAGGAAAACAACCAACAAGTCTTTTCACTCTTTCTTAAGGAATGTGCTGTTCctgattattttaaacaagaatttttTACTTGGCTTCCTAGGCAGTCTGTGCTGAGTTTTAGCAAActtgaagaaaaactaaaacaatTCCAACTTTCATACttagagaagaggaagaagcaagGAGATACCAAGGATTTTGATATCTTTCAGTATGTTTTGAAATCTT TTGCAGGAAAGGCAGTATTGGTAGCTATGAATTTTCCAGTGATCATGGAGTTCTTACCAGTTCTTCTGCCACGccatttttgctgtattttggaGAAAGTGTGTTGGCAAAAAGAGACTGAAAGTAACAGTGGTGCAGATGTTGAGAAAGAACATTTCCAAGATGTCTTTCTAACAAAATTGAAGGATATATTAAAGAATGAGCCATGGAAACTTGGATTCAGCAGG ATTACCTATAGAGAACTGAACCTTCCTTATTGCGAAGCAGCATGGGCAGCCTTCTGTCAGTGCAAACATGTCCTCTGGAAGATTCCTGAATTGCAGAAGAATGCATTAATTCTATATGATCAGCTCAAGAAACAATGTAGAGAAATGGGACATACTTATGAAGATCAAGATGAATTAACTCGTTTTGTATCTAAAGATATGTCTATTGAGCATGCTTGGCAATCTCTTGAATTTTTGAAAGATCAGCACATAGtaattagggagaaaaaaatggtgtttcTGCCTCATCTTTACAACTCGGAAAAAAACATAGCAATGCACATAGGTGACCTTTTGTCAAACCATTCATGGCAACTAGATGTTGATGTGAGACAGGTACTTAATGTTTCTGAGACATCAAGAGAAATAGTAGATACTAAAATGAATGTTACCCAGGCTCATGAAATGGAGTGTGCTAAGGAAAATAGTTCAGAAAATCATGATTGTGAAAATAGCTTCCTTAAAAAGGAAGTGGAGTCTACATCTGGTTCCCAAAGTAAAGCAGAGGTAGACCTAGATCAGGTGACTGCTATGGAAAAGATTTGCTCTAATCCTGTCACAATCATAAGTGGAAAAGGAGGTTGTGGGAAGAGTACAATAGTTAGCTGCCTTTTTCGTCACTTAAAGCTGATGGAAAAAGAAGTGGAAGCTGCTTCTAAGGATTTTGAGGGAGACCTGGATGCATCTGAGGAATGGAATACATTTAATCATCATTGGGAGTCAGAAAATACTTGCACAAAAAATCTTCTGAATGTATTATTTACTGCACCTACAGGGAGGGCAGCAAGCCTTTTGAGTGAAAAAACTAGGTTTCCTGCGTATACCTTACATCAG ATCATCTATAGTTTTAAATCATGGAAGCAGAGTCAACAACTGCCATGGAAGTTTTCTACTGTGACAATTCTGGTTGTGGATGAAGGAAGCTTGGTGTCTGTACATATTCTTAGTTTAGTGCTGAAGCTCTTATGTGAGCATGCTCAGCTTGCCAAACTTGTTATTCTTG gTGATATTAGACAGCTCCCAAGCATAGATCCTGGTAACATGCTAGCTGATGTCTTCGAGGGCCTAAAATCCAAAGGGCTATCTGTGGAACTGCGAACTAATCACAGAGCTGAATCGCAATTAATTGTAGACAATGCAACGAG AATCTCTAATCGGAAGCTTCCTGAATTTGATGAAGTGGTAAAAGTTGCTGGTTGGaatgaagaactgaaaatgCCAAGCCCTgagaagaaattcatttttattgctttgccCTCTGGTGGGGGCTGTGACa ATTTGCAGACTGCCATAAAGACTTTACTTAAAAAAGGACCAGGATTGCAGGATGCCAGACAATCACAGTTCATTGCTTTTAGAAG gCAAGATTGTGATCTAATAAATGAACTTTGTTGCCAGTACTATTCAAACCATTTAACCAG AGACCATAAAAGACGACTTGTATTTCAAACTGATGACAAGATTTGTTGCATGCGAAATACCTATCTCAAGGATCTCTTGCCAGGCCGTGGTTTCAGCAGGAATCCTGATCCTGATTGCTGTGAATACAAAAGTGGAAAACCCCCACTAGCTGCAGAGACTATTGAGGAAAGCAAACGACTGTGCAATGGAGACATATTTTTCATAGCAGAT GATGTAGAAATTAATAAACAGCGCTTACTGACCATCAGCACCACATATGGCTCCACATTCACTGTGGTGTATAAGGCATTGAAGAAGCTATGTCATATAAAACATGCATGGGCCAGAACTATTCACACATTTCAG AGGCTCCTGGCTCATCTGATCCTGTAA